Proteins from a genomic interval of Heteronotia binoei isolate CCM8104 ecotype False Entrance Well chromosome 5, APGP_CSIRO_Hbin_v1, whole genome shotgun sequence:
- the LOC132571736 gene encoding gastrula zinc finger protein XlCGF17.1-like produces MHQRTHTGEKPFECSECGKRFTESGHLQEHLGTHTWQKPFQCSECGRRFSSNGDLQMHQRTHTWEKPFECSECGKRFSISGNLQKHQRTHTGEKPFECSECGKRFTESGHLQQHQRTHTGEKPFECSECGKRFSQSSNLQLHQRTHTGEKPFECLECGKRFSSTGNLQKHQITHTGEKPFECSECGKRFSSNRSLQRHQRTHTGEKPFECSECGKRFTMSGHLQQHQRTHTGEKPFECSECGKRFSQSGNLQLHQRTHTGEKPFECSECGKRFSSNDNLHKHQRTHTGEKPFACSECGKRFTESGHLKRHQRTHTGKKPFECSECGKRFSSNGELQMHVRTHTGKKPFECLDCRKRS; encoded by the coding sequence atgcatcagagaactcacacaggggagaaaccttttgaatgctcagagtgtggaaagagattcactgagagtggccatcttcaagagcatctAGGAACCCACACATGGCAGAAACCTTttcaatgttcagagtgtggaaggagattcagtagCAATGGCGATCTTCaaatgcatcaaagaacccacacatgggagaaaccatttgaatgctcagagtgtggaaagagattcagtatcagtggcaatcttcaaaagcatcaaagaacccacacaggggagaaaccttttgaatgctcagagtgtggaaagagattcactgagagtggccatcttcagcagcatcagagaacccacacaggggagaaaccttttgaatgctctgaatgtggaaagagatttagtcagagcagcaatcttcaacttcatcagagaacccacacaggggagaaaccttttgaatgcttagagtgtggaaagagattcagtagcactggcaatcttcaaaagcatcaaataacccacacaggggagaaaccttttgaatgctcagagtgtggaaagagattcagtagcaaTCGCAGTCTTCagcggcatcagagaacccacacaggggagaaaccttttgaatgctcagaatgtggaaagagattcactatgagtggccatcttcaacagcatcagagaacccacacaggtgagaaaccttttgaatgctctgaatgtggaaagagatttagtcagagtggcaatcttcaactacatcagagaacccacacaggggaaaaaccttttgaatgctcagagtgtggaaagagattcagtagcaaTGACAATCTTCataagcatcaaagaacccacacaggggagaaaccttttgcatgctcagagtgtggaaagagattcactgagaGTGGCCATCTTAagcggcatcagagaacccacacagggaagaaaccttttgaatgttcagagtgtggaaagagattcagtagcaaTGGTGAACTTCAAATGCAtgtaagaactcacacagggaagaaaccttttgaatgcttagactGCAGGAAAAGAAGTTAA